GGCGTAGCTTTTAGGTTTGGGAGTGACAACCACGACGTTCCCCGTTTTTCTGAGCAGTACTTCGTCTCCCCCGGAGAGCCCCAGTTCCTTTCTTACCCGGTATCGGCAAGGATTTCTCCCGGTGCGGCGGCCGTTATATCATCGTACCGGGTAAAATCCGCGGTGTTGTACGTGCATATTACATGGATGCCCAGGGATTTCATCTGGGCTGCAAGCCAGGCGTCGAAAACGTTTCCACCGCGAATGCCAGGGTGACGGGACAGTATTTCGTGAAGTCGCTCCAGGGCGTCGGAAGGCGCTTCCAAAGCGGGGAAAACGGAACGGAGTATATTGACTTCCTCCAACGCTGTTTCCGGGGCCAGGGGGTGTTCGACACGGTTCCCGGTCACCACAGCGTAGAACTCCAGCAGGACCTGGGGGACGAGAACTGCGGGGAAATCCCCGCGGCGCGCGGCTTCCACAAAGGCCCGGCTCTCCTCGTGTTGGGGCGCGGCGGTGTTAACAGCGTAGACCAGGACGTTGGTGTCGATCAGGATCACGGTTTTTCGAGCCTTTCCCCGTAAAGTTCGGCGCGCCTGGGGGCACGGAAAGCGCCCAGGTTGAACCGTCCGAGCGGGGGCTGGGAAACGGCGGGAAGGTACCGCTCGAGGGCTTCGATGACGAGCTCGCTTTTGCTCTTGCCGGTGCGGGCGGCGGTCCTGCTCAGAACGTCGAGCAAATCCTTCTTGCTTTCCGGAACGTAGATGTTCAGCTGCATTCGAAAACACCTCCGCATAATATCCCTATATATAGAGTATAGCTGTAGAGCCGGGGAGTCAACGGCTTTTTCCGGATTCCTTTATTCACCCCCATAACGGGATTTCAAGAAATTGCAAGTTAGCCGCTCGCCGTCATACTGCCGTTCTAAGTGTGTTTTAGGATAATACTCGCGCTCCCTTATGGTCATTTCCCGCACCGTTACCGGCATAAACATCTTCTTTAGGGGCGGCTCGGAAAGTACGATTCAAAAGTTTCCCGGATTGATACGTTCTTGCTGGTAGCGGGTAGTATGTGGTATAATTCAGAAAAACAGAATTGCTGTAAGGTGGCAAATAGGAATGGATGATCAAGTTGTTATTCAGCAAATTCAGAAACGAATGCTTATCAGTATAGGCCAGGTGGCCAGGAAGCTGGGGATCAAGGAGGGCGACTACGTGCGCGTGGAAATCGGGGAGGACGGCGCCAGCCTGCGCATTGTCCCCATCGCGTGGCACCCTAAGGAGCAGGAATATTTCTGGAGCGAAGAGTGGCAGAGCAGGGTGAAAAGGAGCCTTAAGGACCTGGAGGAAGGACGGGTTGGCGCGCATGAAACGGTGGAGGGCTTGATAGAGGAACTGGAAAATGCCACGAATCGTAAGAACCGATAGTTTCCTGGAGCAGTTCTACGAACTGGACAGGAAAGCCCAGAAACAGGTCTTAAAAACGCTGCGCTTACTGGGTAACAACCCCAAACATCCTTCCCTTCAGGTGCACAGAATAAGAGGGACTCCTTTCTGGGAGGCGTATGCAAGCAAAAGCATCCGGGTCGTATTTCAGCGGGAGGAGGATACCCTTATCCTGCTGGCCTGTGGGCACCACGACATTCTAAAGAAGTATTAGGTACCCCGAACCTCAGCGCTGCGACTCGAGGTACCGTTTAACCCCCCGTCTTTTTTTCAAAGTTTTCCTATCTCGTCGTCCTCCAGGCAGGCCAGTTCCTGCCCCTACTCCACCTTACTCCCTTCGTCGACAAAGGGCTTGGCAATCCTATCTTTTTTCGCCGCCTTGCGTTCTTAATCGAGCTTTACCCAGGCCGTAAATACCAAATAAGGATATTTTTTGTTTTTTCGCGCTGCATACTATGATTTATTTTATAATGAAGCTGCAGGGGTAACCCATCTGTGCCGGAAATAAAGAGAAAGGACAAGAAGTGATGTCGATGCGCAGGGCTTTTAAATTGCTCTTTATATTGGGCATTGCTGTTTTGCTTGCCGCTGCGGGGCTTCGGCAGCTGGGAATAGATAAAGCGCCTGACTGGGGGCGTTCACCCGATCACATCGTTCTCAGCTGGACGGCCGAACCTGCTACAACAGTTACGATCACCTGGCGTACAAATTCTGAAGTATCAAAAAGCGTGGTCCAGTACGCCCCCCGGCTGAATGGCAGCCTCTTCCCCACATCTTTTAGCCTTGCCAGGGGAAAAGTCGCTAAACTGAAAACCAATTTAGGTAATTTCAACATCCACACCGCCACGCTCACGAATTTGAGGCCTGGCGTCACCTACCTGTACCGTGTAGGCGACGGGGTCAGGTGGAGCAGGATTTGCTCCTTCACAACCGAAAGCAGGAACGCCAGCCGGTTCTCAGCAGTTGTCTTCGGCGACTCCCAGTGCAGGCTGAAAAACTACAGGGTATGGCGGGAAACCCTGCAGGCAGCGGTGAAGCGGGAGAACCCTCGCTTTATTATAAGTACCGGGGATCTGGTGGATGACGGGAGCGACCAGAGACAGTGGGATGCCTGGTTCGCCGCCGGGCAGGGTGTGCTGGAAGGACTCCCGGAAATGGCTGCTGTCGGCAATCATGAACTTTCGCATAGCGGCGGAGACGGAATGCCGCAGTCCTTCCTGGCCCAGTTCAGCTTGCCGGAAAACGGGCCGCCCGGGTTAAAGGAATTGGCCTATTCGTTTGATTACGGTGACGCTCATTTTGTGATCCTGGACAGCCGGTTCGGCAGCAATTCGCCTCTCCTCAAACTCCAGCGGGACTGGCTGAAGGGGGATCTGGAGCGGACAAGAAAAAAGTGGAAGATCGTCGTCTTCCACAGGCCGCCCTACTACGCTAAGGCAAACCGCTCTAATGACGATGTAAGGGAGGCGTTCTGCCAGATTATCGAGGAAAACCGCACGGATCTTGTCATCAACGGCCATGACCACGCGGTGATGCGGACATATCCCATTGCGGGCGGCAGGATTGCCGCCCGGGCGGAGGGAACCGTTTACCTGATTGCCGGGCGCAGCGGTGAGAAAACATATTCCGATTTAACTCGAAAACGGTGGGCGCAATACTTTTACAATCCTCTGGATCAACCCACCTACACTGTGTTGAAGTTCACAGGCGGAACCCTTCAGGTAATCTGCAAAAAGGTGGACGGGACAATCCTCGATGCCTGTACGCTTGAAAAGTAGGGTTGACCGGCGGCCTGAAGACGCCGTACTCTCCTTCGCCTCCACCTCGCCGGCAGCAAACTCGGTGGAGAAGGCAAAGCTGCTGGAGCAGTAGGAGTCAAGGGAGGAGAGACCTCTAGTATTGTACCCCGAACGCGGGTGATGCCTTGACTCTAACACAGGAGGGAAAAGATGAAGCTGTTTTATTATCCAGAAACCGATTCCCTTTATATTGAGCTTTCAGAAAAAGTAAGCGTCGATTCCAGGGAGGCCGCCCCAGGAGTAGTTCTCGACTTTGACTCCAAGGGTTGCCTGGTTGGTATTAACATCGATCAAGTCAGCAGGATTACAGAGATCTCGCGCGTCGTGGTTTCATCGCTGCCAGCGGTTGAGTTTGTCAGCGGCAGCTGAGCTTCGTTCCTCCGCGAAACATCCCCGGCACTGGAAGAAATTTCAGTGCCGGTTCCTTTTTATCGGTGGCTTTTTCATTAGCGGCTTTTTTGGCGGCAGGCCAGTGTGAAACTGACTTCCTCAAGGTTAGGTCTCAAGGGGATGGAAATTTATTCTCAAATACGGCCGGCCTTCCGGTTGCCGGCCAGGTGCGGTGCAGGCTATAATGAGAGACAGAAAAAACCTTTCGCCGGCATCCTGACCCCGGAAGAGGCCGATTCGATGGAGCGCGCCATCGAGGAAGGCTGTGAACGGGTGTCACCTTAAACCGGCGCACTTAAAGAATACAACGGAATTGCAAGGGGTGAAAAGAACAATGGGTGTAAAACGCTTGACAGCTGCTGTGGTTAGAGAAGGCAAGTGGTATGTTGCCCGCTGTCTGGAGGTTGAGGTCACGTCGCAGGGAGAAACGTTAGAGGATGCTTTGGCCAATCTAAAGGAAGCGTTAGAACTTTACTTTGAGGACGCCGAGGAGCCGGTTGCGACAGAAACACCGATTATAGCGCCTTTAGAAGTAGAGGTTGCTTTATGAGCCAATTACCAGTTCTCCCCGGAAAAGAGATTATTCGCCTCCTGAAGAGCATACCTCCGCTCTATTTTACGCCAGGCTGGATTGACGGTAAAAGAACTGAGGGATTTATTGAAATAGGGCGGGTTCGCATCCACGATATTCTCAGGCATTCCCAAATACGGCCGGCCTTCCGGTTGCCGGCCGGGTGCGGCGCAGGCTATAATGAGAGACAGAAAAAACCTT
This DNA window, taken from Bacillota bacterium, encodes the following:
- a CDS encoding type II toxin-antitoxin system VapC family toxin, coding for MILIDTNVLVYAVNTAAPQHEESRAFVEAARRGDFPAVLVPQVLLEFYAVVTGNRVEHPLAPETALEEVNILRSVFPALEAPSDALERLHEILSRHPGIRGGNVFDAWLAAQMKSLGIHVICTYNTADFTRYDDITAAAPGEILADTG
- a CDS encoding ribbon-helix-helix protein, CopG family yields the protein MQLNIYVPESKKDLLDVLSRTAARTGKSKSELVIEALERYLPAVSQPPLGRFNLGAFRAPRRAELYGERLEKP
- a CDS encoding AbrB/MazE/SpoVT family DNA-binding domain-containing protein; its protein translation is MDDQVVIQQIQKRMLISIGQVARKLGIKEGDYVRVEIGEDGASLRIVPIAWHPKEQEYFWSEEWQSRVKRSLKDLEEGRVGAHETVEGLIEELENATNRKNR
- a CDS encoding DNA helicase translates to MPRIVRTDSFLEQFYELDRKAQKQVLKTLRLLGNNPKHPSLQVHRIRGTPFWEAYASKSIRVVFQREEDTLILLACGHHDILKKY
- a CDS encoding metallophosphoesterase family protein yields the protein MRRAFKLLFILGIAVLLAAAGLRQLGIDKAPDWGRSPDHIVLSWTAEPATTVTITWRTNSEVSKSVVQYAPRLNGSLFPTSFSLARGKVAKLKTNLGNFNIHTATLTNLRPGVTYLYRVGDGVRWSRICSFTTESRNASRFSAVVFGDSQCRLKNYRVWRETLQAAVKRENPRFIISTGDLVDDGSDQRQWDAWFAAGQGVLEGLPEMAAVGNHELSHSGGDGMPQSFLAQFSLPENGPPGLKELAYSFDYGDAHFVILDSRFGSNSPLLKLQRDWLKGDLERTRKKWKIVVFHRPPYYAKANRSNDDVREAFCQIIEENRTDLVINGHDHAVMRTYPIAGGRIAARAEGTVYLIAGRSGEKTYSDLTRKRWAQYFYNPLDQPTYTVLKFTGGTLQVICKKVDGTILDACTLEK
- a CDS encoding DUF2283 domain-containing protein translates to MKLFYYPETDSLYIELSEKVSVDSREAAPGVVLDFDSKGCLVGINIDQVSRITEISRVVVSSLPAVEFVSGS
- a CDS encoding type II toxin-antitoxin system HicB family antitoxin encodes the protein MGVKRLTAAVVREGKWYVARCLEVEVTSQGETLEDALANLKEALELYFEDAEEPVATETPIIAPLEVEVAL